The genomic stretch ATTGGGATAATATCCAAATACTTCTGACGTATATTTGCTAACTTACATCATTACCAAACTTATATTAGGAAATTATCAGGATAATACAGCATTCAGTATGATTCACATAATAAAAGACCATATAAAAAGAGCTGTCATAATAATCAAGTTTTaataaatctgtatatgtatatattgatatatgtatgtgtgtgtgtctgtatctgtgtatatgtatatgtatatgtatatatgtatatgtatatatgtatatatatatttatatatatatatattgtgtgtgtgtgtgtgtatgtttatctatatgtatatgtatatgtatatgtatatgtatatatatgtatatatatgtatatatatatattatgagaaaGCATGAGCTGCGAGAACTACTACATAGTATAAACATGCAGAAATTCCACATATCAGAGGTAAATGTAATGACTATACTTAACATTTCGAAAAAAACGGTAAAATATTAGCAGCCTACTCACACCACACGGAATATTAGATGCAGATCTTTATAAAAAATCTCCACAGTGACAAGAAAAGACCAATAAATACCCCAAAAAAAGAAGACTTAAAAAGGAACATTGGCCGTGACACACCGACTCCATTCCGGCAAAGGAGAACGTGCTCTTGAAGGAGTAAAGATCTTGCTTAAAGGGGAATCGGCGGCTCCACGAGGTAGGGCTCTTTGTCCGCTTCGACCGCCATGCAACCTCCGTTCGGTCCCTCCTCTATTAACTTCACTAGAGCTGCTGAAACGTATTCGGGCCtggggaaaaaatataaggaGGGGATTAGCGAGATTATCATTACTCGGGTCTGGGGAAGAATACATAAGGTGGGGATTCACGGGCCTGGGGAAGAATCTATAAGGGAAGGGTTAATGGGTTATCATCAGAATTTCTAATTCTAGCCGATAATGATGACAGGTGTGTGGGAAATGTGTTGGATGTGACATTCAataatatattcgtatatatatatatatatatatatatatatatattcatttactgattcattctctttttttactgCCATTTACTGGGAAATATGTTGGATGTGACATtcaataatatattcatttacatatatatatatatatatatatattcatttattaattcattctctttttttactgCTAATAAGCAAAGAACAAATTGTGCTTATTAGGGTATTCATAGGAGATTGGGTGAGGCGAATTCGtaccaaacaataaaaaaaactattctgaAAAAATCAATTTACTAACTACTCTACAAAAACCGCAAAATGTGCCAAAGAGTTACATATGATATctgacaaaatattaataatgtatcacaaaatattaaagaaaacaaataaagaaaaacaaatctgcgACAGAGCACACGCCTCAGTAACCAGACCCGGGGAGTCGCTAAGTCTTGGTAGTGggtgtgtctctccctttctcttctctctccttttcttttctttatacctccatttgttcctctctttcccctgtctgtgtctgtcaggcaggctggctgtttgtttgttggttggttggtttgatgtctgtctgtctgtctttctgtctgtgtatgtgtatgtgtctgtatttctccgtctctctctctctctctctctctctctctctctctctctctctctctctctctctctctctctctctctctctctctctctctctcgctctctctctctctctcgctctctctctctctctctctctctctctctctctctctctctctctctctctctctctctctctctctctctctctctctctctctctctctctctcttatgtaaatatatagaaagacaaataaatagataaactgtcAGACTGGCAGATTAAtcgatacatagatggataggtaggtagatagatagatagatagatagatagatagacacacacacacacacacacacacacacacacacacacacacacacacacacacacttttatctcttactttcactctcactcccacaccACTCCAGATCccgctcccactctcactctcacttttcctctcctctccctccctctatttctccctctccccctcctccttctctccctccccttctccatttctttctccctcctcttctccctcccttgctccctccccttctccctctccagctccctccctctccagctccctccctctccagctccctccctctccagctccctccctctccagctccctccctctccagctccctccctctccagctccctccttccagctctctccctctccagctccctccctctccagctccctccctctccagctccctccctctccagctccctccctctccagctccctccctctccagctccctccctctccagctccctccctctccagctccctccctctccagctccctccctctccagctccctccctctccagctccctccctctccagctccctccctctccagctccctccAACTCCAGCTCCCTCCCGctccagctccctctctctccagctccctccctctccagctccctccctctctagctccctccctctccagctccctccctctccagctccctccctctccagctccctctctctccagctccctccctctccagctccctccctctccagctccctccctctccagctccctccctctccccctcttaacGGAATGCTACTCTGGTATGCTGTAAGTAGGTCATGTCCAACGCGCTCAAGGAGAAATGTCCTGATCTCCGTGGCTTACGTGCGCACAGTGTCCTTGTGTggttatagagagagaaaaaaaaatcggtttgTAGAATAAGTTTTGcgtttatataagtatttttttttttctgaaaaaaaatatatatttcgagtaaagattttttttataactgtaTGCACTGTTTTAGTTTAAAAATGACGAATTGTTATAGTTTTATCGTTACTTTCTTCATTGTTCTATTTCATCGACCAGGGTATCAGAAAGTGCGAATATGTTACAAATCTACATTTTGTTCCTCACGATTCTGCCGCATATCAACCGAACGATACAACGCAAAGAAATATTACACATCGAGatattcttaatattttcttcCAAAATCAGTCTAATACAACAGCAAGACTTTACAAAGGACTAATATATTAAAAATCTAAATCGTGTTCGTGTATTTTCTTTGCGTCTAATGCAACAAAGAAACATTACAAAGTACAAAGCAAACATTTTAATTGCATCATTCACAACTATACTACACTAGTCGAagctaataaataaaaaataaacaaataaacataagtaaataaacaaccaataaataaacaaagtaaacaaacaagtaaacgacaaaataaacacatacacacacaagtaaaataacaaacaagtaaacaaagaaaacaaagtaaacaaacaagcaaaaacaaacaagtaaagtaatcaaacaaacaagtaaacgagaaaacaaacaagtaaactagCAAACAACAAGTAAActtacaaacaagtaaacaagtaaaacaagtaaACCAACAGCGAACACAAAAAGTACTGACGTCATGATCTTGATGGATCCCCCGAGCTTGAgcatcgccgccgccacctcgGGCGAGAAGGCGGTCTTGGAGGAGTTGGCGAGGAGGTCGGTCTTCACGAGGCTCGGGCACAGCGCCTGCACCGTCACCTTGCTCATGCTGTGGTGGAAGGcgtgctgggggggagggggcggtgagtCAGTGGCGGGCTTGGTTATTCTCCTTGGGTTATGCtgttgctatatatgtatatatatacatatatatatatatatatatatatatatatatatgtatgtatatatatacatatatatattcatatttatatatatttatgtatttataatcatatgttttatatatatatatatatatatatacatatatttatacatcatatattatactcatatatatacatatatatatatatatatatatatatatatatatatatatatatatatacatatatatatatatatatatatatatttatattcatatatatatatatatatatatatatatatatatatctaatatctctctctctccctctctctttctccctctctctcttcctctctctcttttcctctctctctcttcctctctctctctctctctctctctctctctctctctctctctctctctctctcctctctctctcctctctcctctctcctctctcctctctcctctctcctctctccctctccctctccctcctctccctctccctctccctctccctctccctctccctctctccctctccctctccctctcctctccctctccctctctccctctccctctccctctccctctccctctccctctccctctccctctccctctccctctccctctctctctccctctccctctctctctccccctctctctccctctccccctctccctctccctctccctctctccctctcccctctccctctccctctccctctcccctccctctccccctccctctccctatctttccctctctctctccctctctctctccctctctctctccctatcttcccctctccctatctttccctctctctctccctctctctctccctctctctctccctctccctctccctctccctctccctctccctctctctctctacatatatatatatatctttccccttctatctctccctctccctccctctctccctctccctctctctctccctctccctctctctctttctccctctccctctttctccctctccctctttctccctctccctctttctccctctccctctttctccctctccctctttctccctctccctctttctccctctccctctttctccctctccctctttctccctctccctctttctccctctccctctccctctttctccctctccctctccctctttctccctctccctctccctctctctccctctccctctctctacatctccctctccccctctctatccctctctctctctctacccctctttttccctacccctctctctctctctctctctctctctctctctctctctctctctctctctctctctctctctctctctctctctctctctctccctctctccctctctccctctctccctctctccctctctccctctctccctctctccctctctccctctctccctctcccctctgccttacCCCGAGGCTCCTGGTGAGGCCGACGATGGCGTGTTTGGTGGCGCAGTAGATGGGTCCGAAGGGCGCCGGCTTGAGCCCTGTGATGCTGGAGACATTGACTACCGATCCCCCGGCGCCGCCCTTGCTCACGCCCATGCGCTCCAAGGCCAGCAGGGTGCCACGCGTGCAGCCGCCCTGGAGGGGAGACGGCGGGTTAGCTTTCTCAGTGAGAGGAGTTGGGTGTCGGCCTGTCTGTCGgtgttctttctgttgttttttttttttctctctctcttttaagtgggtgagtgtgtgtgtgtgtgtgtgagtgtgagtgtgagtgtgagtgtgagtgtgagtgtgagtgtgtgagtgtgagtgtaattgtgagtgtgtgagtgtgtgtgtgtgtgtgtgtgtgtgtgtgtgtgtgtgtgtgtaactgtgtgtctgtccgtgtgcgtgtgcgtgtgcgtgtgtgtgactgtgtgtctgtgtgtgtgtgtgtgtgtgtgtgtgtgtgtgtgtgtgtgtgtgtgtgtgtgtgtgtgtgtgtgtgtgtgtgtgtgtaactgtgtgtctgtccgtgtccgtgtgtgtgtgtgcgtgaacgtgtgcgtgaacgtgtgcgtgtacgtgtacgtatacgtgtacgtgcgcgtgtacgtgtgcgtgtgcatgtgcatgtgcatgtgcacatgtctatgcgtatgtgtacgtgtgtatgtgtctgcttgGATGTAACTTAAATAAATGCACTGAATATCAGCAGAATGATTAGCATGAGTGCCCTCGCCGTTCCCCGCGCGAGTACTCACAATATTGACGTTGAGCGTGAGCTGCCAGTTCTGTTCGTTTCCGAGGCCGGCGTTGTTGACGAGCAGCGTGACGGGCCCGAACTTCTCGACGGCTGCGTCCCACGCCCCTGCGGATCGGCCCGCGGTTAGCTTCGcttttatcgttaacattattgctaatatcagtgatatcagtgtttttgttttcatgatcGTTAGGATTATTTTGTTTAAAGATTgcctttattttccttatcattattaacagattatcattatataattagcattagcattattatcctgcCATAtgatattttgatcatcattatcattatcgatatattTAATATTAGAGGCATtgctattatcttatcattatcatcatagtcataggTATTATTCTCACTAGCATTAGTCAtcacttttataatcatcattgttaacatgAGCATCGCAATCAAGATGATAATCACTAtcgtgaatatcttcacaatcacattagtataataattaatgttataattattattactctcatcactataatcatcatcatcacacggTCGTATATAAGCAAAAGATTTACTATGTAAAACACAGCCAAAAGACATCAGTAAATACCATTGAAGTCCTCATCCTTAGTGACATCACACTTGAAGAACATTGCATTGTCGCTGCCATGTTGCGCCTGAAGTTCCGCGACGGCCTCTGCGCCTGCGTCGGCATCGATGTCCGTCAGACACACCTGGAAGACAAGACAGGTGACGTGGCGaccgagggtgggggagggggcgacgggggggggggtcctaggaAAGGAATTTGAACGGTGCAAGGCAGACAACTACGATGTCTTGATCCCTTTATTAAAGGATAATGGTGTTGGATTGAGGTTGATGTCATGATATCGTAAAGTAGTCtaactgtgtgcgtgcgtgcgtgcgtgtgtgtgtgtgtgtgtgtgtgtgtgtgtgtgtgtgtgtgtgtgtgtgtgtgtgtgtgtgtgtgtgtgtgtgtgtgtgtgtgtcccatatATATTGGAAATGTCGATGTAGAGATACTCGTTACCTTCaagcatataaaataaataccagGCGCTCACAGCCGCCAAGCTTTTATATTAATGGCTCAAGCTCTTGAAGCATACTTGAGCCAGATGTTTgttaaatatagaaaatataaatattaacaacacacatacaatcagagagagagagagagagagagagagagagagagagagagagagagagagagagagagagagagagagagagagagagagagagagagagagagagagagagagagagagagtgagtgagagagagagagagagagagagagagagagagagagagagagagagagagagagagaaagaaagaaagagagagagagagagaaagagagagagagaaaaaaaagagagggagagagggagaaagagagagagagagagagagagagagagagagagacagacagacacagaagacagacaaacaactatacagacagacagacaaacagacacggagAGGAGTGATCTCAATCTGACCATTCCCAGCTCGAGCCACGCCAATCATGTCGGTAATAGGGCCAATTTATCTCTGCTGCCCTCAGTGAGTCTGTGGAGCAGAGGCCATTACTACGGTCGGTCTCCTTAACGCAAGGAAATGCACCGCGCGTATTGACCTTGATTTAGGCGTTCTTAAGCTGCTGGTGCATCTTTCGTGCCCTAAAGCTCTGTTAGTCTGCATATTTCTCTGCCTTTAATACGTGtattcaaatatagatataaatgtatgtcattCTGTTTATAGAGACCGGTAAATGTTTCTCTTCTAGCCTATAGGATGAACAGAATGGCAGAGAAGTGGCGTAAAATCTCACAAGAAAAAAATCCACGAACCTTTAAAGATCTTGGATCAAAAGCTGTCTCTTCATTATATGCTTGGCGATGacttaatattttataattaaaacTAATATTATTGGGAGAGAAGTTATCTATAGCAAAGCCCTTGACTGATTTTTGCCCTAAATTTCCCAATCGCGTCACGAGGAGGTGTGAGTGAAACGCATTTCTGTGGGATAAGGGTCTGTGGTATAAGGGTCTTTGAAGCTTCTAACTGCCGCTCGTACGTAACCtactttttctgtttatttgttagttCCGCCATGTTTTTCTTATCCTCGGCCGTCAAAAAATATACAGTGaatttaagaaaagaaataatatttacattattaacaGAGACGTACACATCTTACGGCAGACTCTAAAGAAATTGCTTGAGTCAAGTAGCTACTCGAGGAGAAACTCGACTTCAATCGCCAGCCACAGATTGACTCGTCGGCCTTTCTTGTAATGGCAGCGTCTCTAAGTCTCTATCTTAATTTGTGACTGATATGGAATGTCTTTGTATCTATTTTCAACTTCTCTTTGTACCTCGTTTTGActtttatgtctttgtttctgtctttgtttaccAAGGCgagcacacatacatgcgtatattcacggaagcgtacacacacacacacacacacacacacacacacacatatatatatatatatatatatatatatatatatatatgcatgcacgtagaCACGATTGcgcgcgtacaaacacacacacacacacacacacacacgcacacacacacacacacacacacacacacacacacacacacacacacacacacacacacacacacccacacacatacaatttatataaacCTTAAATATATTAGTTTAACATGCGATAAAGTAACATATAGTCTTTATCTCTATACAGCAtgattaatagatagaaaatCTCCATATATCTCAGAATTGACTACACCTTATAAGGGAACtttttgtatacattttgattttctaattcggagagaaggaaaagttgtCTGTGGTTTATTTATCAAAGGCATCTCAGATAATCTCCTTTCGGGGAactttgtagtgtgtgtgtgtgtgtgtgtgtgtgtgtgtgtgtgtgtgtgtgtgtgtgtgtgtacatacatatacaacatacatacatagacaggcagacaaagagaattGGAGAAACTAAATTAGAAAGAATTGTAAGAtgtaaagaagcagaaaaaagaggattatctgagaagaaaggaagagaaaagaatgaagtatACTAGACTGACAGACGGTGCACCATCTGTCATGGCGACCATGCGGGCAGCCATCCGTCTTGGTTTACAGGGTCACTCACACGCGcgagcgcacgcgcgcacacacacacacacacacacacacacacacacacacacacacacacacacacacacacacacacacacacacacacgcgcgcgcacacacacacacacacacacacacgcgcacatacacacgcacacacacacacacacacacacacacacacacacgcacacacacacacacacacacacacacacacacacacacacacacacgcacatacacactcacatacacacatgtgagtatatctgtgtatatatacacatatatatatataggtacatacaaacatacactcatatatatacatatatatatccatatacatatatatacatatatatacatgtgtatatattatatatacatacatatatatatatatacatgtatgtatatatgtatgtttgtatatatgaatggatggatggatggatatatctCTTTGCATTATAACCTGACGGTCTTTCCATAAACCCATTTCATTTGCGCGATGTGCGCACACATCAGTGACCAGAATAGTCATTTTGTAATGGCTGTGACTCCTCGGGTATGCGTGCAGTCTAGATGCCTTTCCTCGTtaggtgtgcatgcgtgcgtgcgtgactgAGCACACACTCCATAGCGTAATACACTCAAAACACAGGCAGATCGTATTTAGCTCCACCTGACCCAGATGGACGACTTCTGAGGCGATCTTTATCTTAGCGACACAAAGCAACAGTTCTTTTCGTGGTGTTTCCAGAACTAGAACAAATCAGTCAGTGCCTCCTTGTGCCACTTCGGTAGGGcttcctttgttatttttgaCGCAAGAAGTGCCTCTTTGATAAGTGTCCGTGCGTGAAACATTCTTGGCCTCTTATTCTGTGATTCTCCTTTCTATCATGGGTATTTGTTTTGCATTGTGGGGATTACACCATGAGGATAATGGTATCACATTGTGTGCGactgcttccctctctctgttttcactccctcgctctctctctctctctctctctctctctctctctctctctctctctctctctctctcactctctctctctctcctctctctctctctctctcctctctctctctctctcgctcactctctcgctctctctctctctctttctctctctctctctctctctcactctctctctctctctctcgctctctctctctctctcgctctctctctctctctctctctctcgtctctctctctctcctctcctctctctcctctaataattatcattatcattatcattatcattatcattatcattatcattatcattatcattatcattatcattatcattatcattatcattatcattatcattatcattatcattatcattatcattatcattatcattatcattatcattatcattatcattatcattatcattatcattatcattatcattatcattatcattatcattatcattatcattatcattatcattatcattatcattatcattatcattatcattatcattatcattatcattatcattatcattatcattatcattatcattatcattatcattatcattatcattatcattatcattatcattatcattatcattatcattatcattatcattatcattatcattatcattatcattatcattatcattatcattatcattatcattatcattatcattatcattatcattatcattatcattatcattatcattatcattatcattatcattatcattatcattatcattatcattatcattatcattatcattatcattatcattatcattatcattatcattatcattatcattatcattatcattatcattatcattatcattatcattatcattatcattatcattatcattatcattatcattatcattatcattatcattatcattatcattatcattatcattatcattatcattatcattatcattatcattatcattatcattatcattatcattatcattatcattatcattatcattatcattatcattatcattatcattatcattatcattatcattatcattatcattatcattatcattatcattatcattatcattatcattatcattatcattatcattatcattatcattatcattatcattatcattatcattatcattatcattatcattatcattatcattatcattatcattatcattatcattatcattatcattatcattatcattatcattatcattatca from Penaeus chinensis breed Huanghai No. 1 chromosome 40, ASM1920278v2, whole genome shotgun sequence encodes the following:
- the LOC125047283 gene encoding 15-hydroxyprostaglandin dehydrogenase [NAD(+)]-like isoform X1, with product MGGCCSRTKTLETAVQRPPVAMQIQGSVVLITGAARGLGRCFAETLLARGAKVCLTDIDADAGAEAVAELQAQHGSDNAMFFKCDVTKDEDFNGAWDAAVEKFGPVTLLVNNAGLGNEQNWQLTLNVNIGGCTRGTLLALERMGVSKGGAGGSVVNVSSITGLKPAPFGPIYCATKHAIVGLTRSLGHAFHHSMSKVTVQALCPSLVKTDLLANSSKTAFSPEVAAAMLKLGGSIKIMTPEYVSAALVKLIEEGPNGGCMAVEADKEPYLVEPPIPL
- the LOC125047283 gene encoding 15-hydroxyprostaglandin dehydrogenase [NAD(+)]-like isoform X2, producing MQIQGSVVLITGAARGLGRCFAETLLARGAKVCLTDIDADAGAEAVAELQAQHGSDNAMFFKCDVTKDEDFNGAWDAAVEKFGPVTLLVNNAGLGNEQNWQLTLNVNIGGCTRGTLLALERMGVSKGGAGGSVVNVSSITGLKPAPFGPIYCATKHAIVGLTRSLGHAFHHSMSKVTVQALCPSLVKTDLLANSSKTAFSPEVAAAMLKLGGSIKIMTPEYVSAALVKLIEEGPNGGCMAVEADKEPYLVEPPIPL